CGGCGGCCAACGACCTCGGCCTGACGGACGCCGTACCTGCCCGCGTGACCATTCACACTGACGCCCGTCGCCGTGCCGTCCAACTGGACAATCTGCTTATCGACTTCAAGCAGACAGCGCCCAGCCGCCTTTACTGGGCGGGACGCCCCGGCATGCGTGTCGTGCAGGCGCTTCACTGGCTGAAAGACACCTTGCCGGTGGACGGAGATCGGGTCCGCGCGCGCCTTCAGTCGGTCCTCGCGGACCCAAAGCACGGCAAGTCGATTGCCTTTGACCTTGCGCAGGGTTTCGCGCACCTGCCAACTTGGATGCAGGAGTTCCTGCGGTCTGTTCCAGCTTTTGATCCCGGACTTGTCGCCTCTTCTTCTCCACGGGCATACGCGAGTTCAGGCCAAGCGCCCGTTGCTCCGGTCAGGGACGATGCTGATGGAGGTCCGCGATGAACGATGCTTACCGCGAAATCA
The sequence above is drawn from the Paraburkholderia sp. BL23I1N1 genome and encodes:
- a CDS encoding DUF6088 family protein, encoding MSDIGTQIISIISAAAPGSVWVPADFAHLGSRDVIDKTLQRLVSSGQLRRIDRGLYDLPATNKLTRRPTAPDYRAVLDAIARRDQLRLLVDGMTAANDLGLTDAVPARVTIHTDARRRAVQLDNLLIDFKQTAPSRLYWAGRPGMRVVQALHWLKDTLPVDGDRVRARLQSVLADPKHGKSIAFDLAQGFAHLPTWMQEFLRSVPAFDPGLVASSSPRAYASSGQAPVAPVRDDADGGPR